One region of Eupeodes corollae chromosome 1, idEupCoro1.1, whole genome shotgun sequence genomic DNA includes:
- the LOC129951975 gene encoding LOW QUALITY PROTEIN: uncharacterized protein LOC129951975 (The sequence of the model RefSeq protein was modified relative to this genomic sequence to represent the inferred CDS: deleted 1 base in 1 codon), producing the protein MLEKKQSLGHRLHAFAKELVKELRRISTIIPVKVFRGVATTTIAKYPDLFVQKDKENRVVSDSLELLVIMMRNHNNYLNSGCSRTNELRVPIRKRKAVNPLRNTVQNWSPAIRLWRRMTEDREKILLYMEDCFPVQRSYFKNQESYPSIEMIKANRPYIFTRECIYKHFSQLTETNFQKLLPADFTTEKSSLAKFFSKKNEAALEGHQEMEILNCISHHFKENLDFLIQSFPVGNQYTKPYFFLLILKFSFTDWNSVRRFKISSICAMGCCSWYAYLNYFILSFPGISYVTKTAYIFIEHKIVWSSDTPNIFDVLAQTIGYFYAFNIEYPKEVSQTIDFLVRCILNH; encoded by the exons atgcTGGAGAAGAAACAAAGTCTGGGGCATCGCCTCCATGCTTTCGCTAAAGAGCTGGTAAAAGAATTGAGGAGAATATCAACCATAATTCCAGTTAAAGTGTTTCGAGGGGTGGCAACAACTACCATTGCGAAGTATCCGGATTTATTCGTCCAAAAGGATAAGGAGAACAGAGTTGTTTCGGATTCCTTGGAACTTCTGGTCATTATGATGAGGAACCACAACAACTACCTCAATTCTGGATGCAGCAGAACTAATGAGTTGAGAGTTCCCATAAGGAAGAGAAAGGCAGTAAACCCGTTAAGAAACACTGTACAAAATTGGAGCCCAGCGATACGACTCTGGAGGCGAA TGACCGAGGATCGTGAGAAAATCCTTCTCTACATGGAAGATTGCTTTCCAGTGCAAAggtcatatttcaaaaaccaggAGTCGTATCCTTCGATTGAAATGATCAAGGCTAAC CGGCCCTATATTTTTACGAGAGAATGCATTTACAAGCATTTTTCTCAGTTGACTgagacaaattttcaaaaactcctACCAGCTGACTTCACCACTGAAAAATCATCTCTGGCcaaatttttttcgaagaaaaatgaaGCAGCTTTAGAAGGCCATCAAGAAATGGAGATTCTAAATTGCATTAGCcaccattttaaagaaaatctagaTTTTCTCATACAATCGTTTCCGGTAGGCAACCAGTATACAAaaccctatttttttttactaattctcaaattttcttttacagaTTGGAACAGTGTTAGACGATTTAAAATCTCCAGTATCTGCGCCATGGGTTGCTGTAGTTGGTATGCATATTTAA attattttatactctCCTTCCCAGGCATTTCGTATGTGACAAAAACTGCCTATATTTTCATAGAGCATAAAATAGTTTGGTCTTCCGACACGCCAAACATTTTTGATGTCCTGGCCCAAACCATTGGGTATTTCTATGCTTTTAATATAGAATACCCAAAGGAAGTGTCGCAAACAATAGATTTTTTAGTTCGGTGTATCTTAAACCACTAA